From a region of the Sphaerodactylus townsendi isolate TG3544 linkage group LG09, MPM_Stown_v2.3, whole genome shotgun sequence genome:
- the CRH gene encoding corticoliberin, with protein MKIQLLVSTGILLVALSPCHECRALSKGAPAADPAPQQQPDLLQARPPSLPVLLRMGEEYFLRLGNLRKTPAAAAASSSSSPLGSASLGSGGSSSSSRHLAASASAGNFFRAAVQQLQHLSPLPERSLEGPAEPWEGEGGEADGAHLEEPPRGKRSEEPPISLDLTFHLLREVLEMARAEQLAQQAHSNRKLMEIIGK; from the coding sequence GCTGGTCTCGACGGGGATCCTGCTGGTCGCTCTCTCGCCTTGCCATGAGTGCCGAGCCCTCAGCAAGGGCGCCCCGGCCGCCGACCCCGCTCCGCAGCAGCAGCCCGACCTTCTCCAGGCGCGGCCCCCGTCGCTGCCCGTGTTGCTGCGCATGGGGGAAGAGTATTTCCTGCGCTTGGGCAACCTGCGCAagacccccgccgccgccgccgcctcctcctcctcctcgcccctCGGCTCGGCTTCCTTGGGCtcgggcggcagcagcagcagcagccggcacCTCGCCGCGTCCGCCTCGGCCGGCAACTTTTTCCGAGCAGCTGTGCAACAGCTGCAGCACCTGTCGCCTCTGCCGGAGCGCTCGCTAGAGGGCCCCGCCGAGCCCTGGGAGGGCGAAGGGGGCGAAGCCGACGGCGCCCACCTGGAAGAGCCGCCGCGGGGGAAGCGCTCCGAAGAGCCGCCCATCTCCCTGGACCTCACTTTCCACCTCCTCCGGGAAGTCTTGGAGATGGCCCGGGCGGAGCAGCTGGCGCAGCAAGCCCACAGCAACAGGAAACTGATGGAAATCATCGGGAAGTGA